Proteins encoded together in one Chaetodon auriga isolate fChaAug3 chromosome 20, fChaAug3.hap1, whole genome shotgun sequence window:
- the cdc42ep1a gene encoding cdc42 effector protein 1, whose amino-acid sequence MNLQEKLSSLKGLVSHSHSKRRFKGDLTVDMISPPLGDFRHTMHVGRGGDVFGDTSFLSNHGGTANGNNGEADSTSTPDNKIGAFFSRTLRQIRRGSDSRPREGSKDLSPPPPAVSPIIKNAISLPRLDVDMPNGSPTTKLLFPSCQTTPEDKKSSYGLESGFVTLPRLSRSERQQPSISLPTSCSPNIHRGSLTDPTDAILSTCSTSIVTSNPKPSTTAYSDSLPSLTSLDTFTFDLGPSLMSEVFSMIGGHPEDHGHAWEGEEAGSAGWLTNEGSEMDSATISYVDSLLREDCVGRKSPHGAEWEEEESSMMEVNGVGLSVKVPDVVMGSPERVRLGMGMESERFQSATDVLARHYGGTFLKGQRRVEVADSEMMVSQSKKNMSYNYMDDEDEIKV is encoded by the exons ATGAATCTTCAGGAGAAGCTGTCAAGCCTAAAAGGTCTGGTCTCACACTCCCACAGCAAGCGCCGCTTCAAAGGCGACCTTACAGTGGACATGATCAGCCCTCCTCTGGGTGACTTCCGCCACACCATGCATGTGGGCCGTGGCGGCGATGTGTTTGGGGACACCTCCTTCCTCAGCAACCACGGCGGCACAGCCAATGGGAACAATGGGGAAGCGGATTCTACCTCCACCCCTGACAACAAGATCGGAGCTTTCTTCTCCAGGACGCTCCGTCAAATCAGGAGGGGCTCTGACAGTCGACCCAGAGAAGGATCCAAGGATCTGTCGCCGCCACCTCCCGCTGTTTCTCCCATCATCAAGAACGCCATCTCCCTTCCCAGGCTGGATGTGGATATGCCTAATGGAAGTCCCACCACCAAATTGCTCTTCCCCAGTTGTCAAACCACGCCAGAGGACAAGAAAAGCTCTTATG GTCTGGAGTCTGGTTTTGTGACACTGCCTCGTCTCTCCCGCTCTGAGCGGCAGCAGCCTTCCATCTCCCTCCCAACTTCCTGCTCCCCTAATATCCACCGGGGCTCTCTGACCGACCCTACCGACGCCATCTTATCCACGTGCTCCACCTCCATTGTAACCTCCAACCCCAAACCCTCCACCACCGCCTACTCTgactccctcccctccctcacctcACTGGACACCTTCACCTTTGACCTTGGCCCTTCCCTCATGAGCGAGGTGTTCAGCATGATCGGTGGCCACCCAGAGGATCATGGCCATGCctgggagggagaggaggcagggTCAGCAGGCTGGCTGACCAATGAGGGATCAGAGATGGACTCGGCTACTATCTCATATGTGGATTCCCTGCTGAGAGAGGACTGCGTGGGCAGGAAGAGCCCGCATGGGGCCGaatgggaagaggaggagtctAGCATGATGGAGGTGAACGGAGTTGGGCTTTCTGTTAAAGTGCCTGATGTGGTCATGGGGTCTCCTGAACGAGTGAGGCTGGGGATGGGGATGGAGAGTGAGAGGTTCCAGAGCGCTACAGATGTGCTCGCACGCCACTATGGCGGCACCTTCCTAAAGGgacagaggagggtggaggtggcAGATTCAGAGATGATGGTCAGCCAGTCCAAGAAGAATATGTCCTACAATTACATGGACGACGAGGATGAAATCAAAGTGTGA
- the sh3bp1 gene encoding SH3 domain-binding protein 1 gives MLRQSLSILKQLGSAVKSQDATELLHEDLVLVEQRVEPAKKAAQVLHKKLQGCMQSQPGLEAEKRMKKLPLMLLSVSMAESLKDFDAESPIRRVLEMCCFMEKMLASMLADFEMKVEKAVLEPLNKLSEDDLPEILKNKKQFAKLTTDWNNARSRSQASTGPQAKQDGLREEVEEAWRRLESIKDQYSADLYHFATKEEDYANYFIRLLELQAEYHKNSHEFLSKNISELKENQSQKGPPISLSNQKVYGEALLSHLSQSNREIAAPIQECIHMLLRTGMREEGLFRLAAAASVVKKLKTCLDQEMVDHSEFSMDPHAVAGALKCYLRELPEPLMTFELYSDWFKAAGEKDLTEKLEQFRVLLKKLPPENYNNLRYLVQFLSLLSEQQAVNKMTPSNIAIVLGPNLLWPRAEGEAALFDMASASSVQVVTIIEPLIQHSSSLFPEAVSFEIPELPEVPDGALPAPVSQSLMSEKDLLRRTVSSSSTASSYSSYHLPLSKANSTASQDSGNFSVKSGSVSRSGTSSWASPVAETAAQTHQNTTSSSSSSVNSSPVVAPNTSTACSSTVNLGPPPLPKVTGAAANPGQNRTSAQKQCSDQGQLDPILEAPPDSPRAFVKISSPYKPKRTFNVNKANQGNEQLTVQFSKPKPPAPPKLQAPPPPTKDPKAADTRTQPIPAPRAQPANLKKPPPKKPGPKAPNCPPPLPPPSQAKVVPSIAQ, from the exons ATGCTGCGGCAGTCTCTGAGCATCCTGAAGCAGCTTGGCTCAGCGGTGAA ATCACAAGATGCCACTGAACTACTACACGAGGACCTGGTTttg GTGGAGCAGCGGGTGGAACCGGCCAAGAAGGCGGCTCAGGTCCTTCACAAGAAGCTGCAGGGCTGCATGCAGAGTCAGCCAGGGCTCGAGGCCGAAAAACGGATG AAAAAGCTCCCCCTGATGCTGCTGTCCGTTAGCATGGCAGAGAGCCTCAAAGACTTTGATGCAGAGTCTCCAATCAG gaGGGTGTTGGAGATGTGCTGTTTCATGGAGAAGATGCTGGCCAGCATGCTGGCAGACTTTGAGATGAAGGTGGAGAAGGCAGTTCTGGAGCCACTCAACAAGCTCAGCGAG GACGATCTACCAGAGATTCTCAAGAACAAGAAGCAGTTTGCAAAGCTGACAACAGACTGGAACAATGCAAGAAGCAG GAGCCAAGCCAGCACTGGTCCGCAGGCAAAGCAGGACGGGCTCAgggaggaagtggaagaagcTTGGAGGAGGTTGGAGAGCATCAAG gaCCAGTACTCTGCAGATCTGTATCACTTTGCAACCAAGGAAGAAGACTATGCTAACTACTTCATCCGT CTTCTGGAGCTGCAAGCAGAATACCACAAAAATTCACATGAGTTCCTGAGCAAAAACATCAGCGAACTCAAAGAGAATCAGAGTCAAAAAG GGCCACCGATAAGCCTCTCTAACCAGAAGGTCTACGGGGAGGCTCTGCTGTCGCATCTGTCTCAAAGCAACAGAGAAATCGCTGCACCCATCCAGGAGTGTATTCACATGCTGCTCAGAACAGGcatgagagaggag GGTCTGTTTcgtctggcagcagcagcctccgtggtgaagaagctgaagaCCTGCTTGGATCAAGAAATGGTCGACCACAGCGAGTTCAGCATGGACCCTCATGCTGTGGCCG GAGCTTTGAAGTGTTATCTGCGAGAACTTCCCGAACCGCTAATGACCTTTGAACTCTACAGTGACTGGTTTAAAGCGGCAGG GGAAAAAGACCTGACAGAGAAGCTGGAACAGTTCCGAGTACTTCTGAAGAAACTGCCACCGGAAAACTACAACAATCTCAG GTACCTGGTCCAGTTCTTGTCTCTGTTGTCTGAGCAGCAGGCTGTAAACAAGATGACACCCAGTAACATTGCCATCGTCCTGGGGCCTAACCTGCTCTGGCCACGAGCTGAAGG AGAGGCTGCTCTGTTTGACATGGCGTCAGCTTCTTCAGTCCAGGTGGTGACGATCATTGAGCCTCTTATTCAGCACAGCTCCAGCCTCTTCCCTGAAG CTGTGTCCTTTGAGATCCCCGAGCTTCCAGAGGTCCCGGATGGGGCCCTGCCAGCTCCTGTTTCTCAGTCTCTGATGTCAGAAAAGGACCTACTGAGGAGAACAgtctcctcttcatccacagcctcctcctactcctcttATCACCTCCCTCTCTCAAAGGCAAACAG CACAGCCTCTCAGGACAGTGGTAACTTCTCGGTGAAATCTGGCTCTGTGAGTCGCAGTGGCACCTCCTCATGGGCCAGCCCTGTAGCtgagacagcagcacaaaccCATCAAAACACAACATCCAGCAGCTCATCCTCCGTCAATTCCAGCCCCGTCGTGGCCCCCAACACTTCCACTGCCTGTAGCTCAACAGTGAACCTGGGTCCACCCCCGCTTCCTAAAGtgacaggagcagcagcaaaccCAGGTCAGAACAGGACTTCCGCTCAAAAGCAGTGCTCGGATCAGGGCCAGCTGGATCCAATTTTGGAGGCACCTCCAGACTCTCCCAGAGCATTCGTGAAGATCAGCTCACCGTATAAAC CAAAACGAACTTTCAACGTGAACAAAGCTAACCAAGGTAATGAGCAGCTGACAGTTCAGTTCTCTAAACCCAAACCTCCAGCACCTCCCAAGCTCCAGGCCCCTCCGCCCCCCACCAAAGACCCAAAAGCCGCGGACACAAGGACCCAGCCAATACCCGCACCCCGAGCTCAGCCGGCCAACCTCAAAAAGCCTCCCCCGAAAAAGCCTGGACCCAAAGCCCCAAACTGCCCCCCACcacttcctccaccttcacaggCGAAAGTGGTACCTTCTATAGCACAGTGA